One genomic window of Erinaceus europaeus chromosome 7, mEriEur2.1, whole genome shotgun sequence includes the following:
- the LOC103107098 gene encoding putative taste receptor type 2 member 33: MVSLLTGILYMIVIAEFVTGNVANCFIALVNCTDWVKRQKMSLVDHILTALALFRIGLLWTMLIYSHAVVFDSASYSLEVNMSFLTFSIISNHFSLWFATSLSIFYLFKIANFSGFVFLYLKWRIKKVLLSLMLGSLAILISQIAVEGIYDKMLVYEDEGNLMWKGTLKASLLLSRMTIFTLTNFIPFILSLIAFVLLIFSLGKHLWKMQFSGKGTRDASTQVHIRALQTVISFLLVFAGYFLTLTGSLWSFYKKQSRSHLLVCLAIEILCPSSHSFVLIWGNKKLKEAFLSFLWQLKCWLREKV, from the coding sequence ATGGTAAGTTTGCTAACAGGCATCCTTTACATGATAGTCATAGCAGAATTTGTCACAGGAAATGTTGCCAATTGCTTCATAGCACTGGTGAACTGCACTGACTGGGTTAAGAGACAGAAGATGTCCCTAGTGGATCATATTCTCACTGCTCTCGCGCTTTTCAGAATTGGCTTGCTCTGGACAATGTTAATTTATTCTCATGCAGTGGTATTTGATTCAGCTTCATACAGTCTTGAAGTGAACATGTCATTTCTTACTTTCTCAATAATAAGTAACCATTTTAGCCTCTGGTTTGCTACAAGTCtcagcatattttatttattcaagataGCCAATTTTTCTGGTTTTGTATTTCTGTATCTGAAGTGGAGAATTAAGAAAGTGTTGCTTAGTTTAATGTTAGGGAGTCTGGCCATTTTGATTTCTCAGATTGCAGTGGAAGGCATATATGACAAGATGCTGGTCTATGAAGATGAAGGAAACCTCATGTGGAAGGGCACACTGAAAGCCAGTTTACTTCTTTCAAGAATGACTATCTTCACCCTAACAAACTTCATCCCCTTTATTCTGTCCCTGATAGCTTTTGTACTATTAATCTTTTCCCTGGGGAAACATCTCTGGAAGATGCAGTTCAGTGGCAAAGGAACTAGAGATGCCAGCACCCAGGTCCACATTAGAGCCCTGCAAACTGTCATCTCATTTCTCCTGGTGTTTGCTGGGTATTTCCTGACTCTAACTGGCTCACTTTGGAGCTTTTACAAGAAGCAGAGCAGATCACACCTTCTAGTCTGCCTGGCCATAGAAATCCTGTGTCCTTCAAGCCATTCATTTGTGCTGATCTGGGGGAACAAGAAGTTGAAAGAGGCCTTTCTATCTTTTCTGTGGCAGCTGAAGTGCTGGCTGAGAGAAAAAGTGTAG
- the SMIM10L1 gene encoding small integral membrane protein 10-like protein 1: MATTAAPSSLALRAPSPVAVPGSYGVFCKGLSRTLLAFFELAWQLRMNFPYFYIAGSVLLNIRLQVHF; this comes from the coding sequence ATGGCCACCACGGCGGCTCCGTCCTCCTTGGCTCTCAGGGCCCCGAGCCCAGTGGCGGTCCCCGGCTCGTACGGAGTCTTCTGCAAGGGGCTCTCTCGCACCTTGCTCGCCTTCTTCGAGCTGGCCTGGCAGCTGCGCATGAACTTCCCCTACTTCTACATCGCGGGCTCCGTGCTCCTCAACATCCGCCTGCAGGTACACTTCTAG